GTCATGCGTTCCGGGAAGACGGCTCTTTCTCCGGGTTGCCCACCAGCGAGAACTGTATCGGCTGTCACGAGGAAGTGCAGGGCGAGGACCCGGAAGAGGCCAGATATGTGGCCGAATACGTGAAGAAAGGCCGGGAAGTGGAGTGGCTGGTGTATCAGAAGCAGCCCGACAATGTGTATTTTTCCCATGCCGCGCACAAGGACAAGTTCGAATGTACGGCCTGTCATCATGATCTGGCCAGCATGAGCACGCCGCCCGTCTACCGCGAAAACAGACTCACGGGCTACAGCAAGGACACCATGAAGATGTGGCAGTGTGAAGAGTGCCACGCCAAAAATGGCGCCAGCAACGCCTGTTTCGTGTGCCACAAGTAAGAGAGGAGTGGATTTACGATGGGAATCGATAGAAGAAGCTTTATTTCTTTGGTGGCTGGCGGCGCGGCGGGCAGTCTGTTCACGCCTGTGATATGGAAGACTCTGGAT
Above is a window of Desulfomicrobium orale DSM 12838 DNA encoding:
- the qrcA gene encoding menaquinone reductase multiheme cytochrome c subunit QrcA, with protein sequence MAKCKSCVVLPFLIGLVASVVLGWWGFPVVLYSQKTQPIRFDHVVHVDGQVMACEDCHAFREDGSFSGLPTSENCIGCHEEVQGEDPEEARYVAEYVKKGREVEWLVYQKQPDNVYFSHAAHKDKFECTACHHDLASMSTPPVYRENRLTGYSKDTMKMWQCEECHAKNGASNACFVCHK